A stretch of the Zeugodacus cucurbitae isolate PBARC_wt_2022May chromosome 6, idZeuCucr1.2, whole genome shotgun sequence genome encodes the following:
- the LOC105212607 gene encoding acidic leucine-rich nuclear phosphoprotein 32 family member A isoform X2: protein MITDLNLDNCRSTSIVGLTDEYTALESLSLINVGLTTLKGFPKLPNLKKLELSDNRISNGLNYLTTSPKLQYLNLSGNKIKDLETLKPLEEFKQLAVLDLFNNEATQIENYREKIFEMLKSLKFLDGFDANDVEAPSEDDDDEVNGNDGEDDGDDDGDEEDKQKAFCLNGIEIDLDELEEFEQRVKAKKQLQASTAAQNQSTVDEVDDLDELLKEIKLKDATTNANCDKLTTASECRDATVVKAIASNHLDAEAAKAPPMPFALILYWFLAILNLANASFYSCDEEDYASSSYVSTTDVSLSEVYNEDLEEDNSEWGEENAAEDEFEDTDDDDSDEDGEGEGGNASAKGKAGKEKSSANSAAAKAETAAANNTATADGAADGEEPQARGKKRKHDG from the exons ATG ATCACAGATTTGAATCTGGATAATTGCCGGAGTACAAGTATTGTGGGCCTTACAGATGAGTACACTGCGCTCGAATCGTTGAGCTTAATCAATGTTGGTTTAACCACACTAAAAGGTTTCCCCAAATTGCCCAATCTGAAGAAACTCGAACTGTCCGATAACAG aatatCAAATGGCCTCAACTACTTGACAACAAGCCCCAAATTACAATACCTTAACCTGTCGGGCAATAAAATTAAGGATCTGGAAACACTGAAACCATTAGAGGAATTCAAACAACTCGCCGTTTTGGATTTGTTTAATAACGAAGCAACACAAATTGAGAATTATCGTGAGAAGATATTCGAAATGCTGAAATCTTTGAAATTCCTGGATGG TTTCGATGCGAATGATGTGGAAGCGCCTTcagaagatgatgatgatgaggttAACGGCAACGATGGCGAGGATGATGGTGATGACGATGGCGATGAAGAAG ACAAACAAAAAGCGTTTTGTTTAAATGGTATTGAAATTGATTTGGATGAGTTGGAAGAGTTTGAGCAGCGTGTAAAGGCAAAGAAACAGCTGCAGGCTTCAACTGCTGCACAAAATCAAAGTACTGTTGACGAAGTTGATGACTTAGATGAGTTGttgaaggaaataaaattgaaagatgcaacaacaaatgctaacTGTGATAAGCTAACCACGGCATCTGAGTGCAGAGATGCAACGGTGGTGAAAGCAATAGCCAGCAACCACTTAGATGCTGAAGCAGCGAAAGCACCCCCCATGCCTTTTGCTCTTATACTCTATTGGTTTTTAGCGATACTTAATCTGGCAAATGCCTCTTTTT ATTCCTGTGATGAAGAGGACTACGCCAGCAGCTCGTATGTATCCACAACTGACGTCTCTTTATCGGAG GTGTATAATGAAGATCTGGAGGAGGATAACTCCGAATGGGGTGAAGAAAATGCAGCCGAAGATGAATTTGAGGACACCGATGACGATGATAGCGATGAAGATGGCGAAGGTGAGGGGGGAAATGCGTCTGCTAAGGGTAAAGCAGGCAAGGAAAAATCATCAGCCAATTCCGCCGCTGCAAAAGCAGAAACCGCTGCAGCAAATAATACCGCTACCGCCGATGGAGCTGCCG ATGGTGAGGAACCGCAGGCACGAGGAAAGAAAAGAAAGCACGACGGTTAA
- the LOC105212607 gene encoding acidic leucine-rich nuclear phosphoprotein 32 family member A isoform X1 — protein sequence MEKRIELERRARKANQITDLNLDNCRSTSIVGLTDEYTALESLSLINVGLTTLKGFPKLPNLKKLELSDNRISNGLNYLTTSPKLQYLNLSGNKIKDLETLKPLEEFKQLAVLDLFNNEATQIENYREKIFEMLKSLKFLDGFDANDVEAPSEDDDDEVNGNDGEDDGDDDGDEEDKQKAFCLNGIEIDLDELEEFEQRVKAKKQLQASTAAQNQSTVDEVDDLDELLKEIKLKDATTNANCDKLTTASECRDATVVKAIASNHLDAEAAKAPPMPFALILYWFLAILNLANASFYSCDEEDYASSSYVSTTDVSLSEVYNEDLEEDNSEWGEENAAEDEFEDTDDDDSDEDGEGEGGNASAKGKAGKEKSSANSAAAKAETAAANNTATADGAADGEEPQARGKKRKHDG from the exons ATCACAGATTTGAATCTGGATAATTGCCGGAGTACAAGTATTGTGGGCCTTACAGATGAGTACACTGCGCTCGAATCGTTGAGCTTAATCAATGTTGGTTTAACCACACTAAAAGGTTTCCCCAAATTGCCCAATCTGAAGAAACTCGAACTGTCCGATAACAG aatatCAAATGGCCTCAACTACTTGACAACAAGCCCCAAATTACAATACCTTAACCTGTCGGGCAATAAAATTAAGGATCTGGAAACACTGAAACCATTAGAGGAATTCAAACAACTCGCCGTTTTGGATTTGTTTAATAACGAAGCAACACAAATTGAGAATTATCGTGAGAAGATATTCGAAATGCTGAAATCTTTGAAATTCCTGGATGG TTTCGATGCGAATGATGTGGAAGCGCCTTcagaagatgatgatgatgaggttAACGGCAACGATGGCGAGGATGATGGTGATGACGATGGCGATGAAGAAG ACAAACAAAAAGCGTTTTGTTTAAATGGTATTGAAATTGATTTGGATGAGTTGGAAGAGTTTGAGCAGCGTGTAAAGGCAAAGAAACAGCTGCAGGCTTCAACTGCTGCACAAAATCAAAGTACTGTTGACGAAGTTGATGACTTAGATGAGTTGttgaaggaaataaaattgaaagatgcaacaacaaatgctaacTGTGATAAGCTAACCACGGCATCTGAGTGCAGAGATGCAACGGTGGTGAAAGCAATAGCCAGCAACCACTTAGATGCTGAAGCAGCGAAAGCACCCCCCATGCCTTTTGCTCTTATACTCTATTGGTTTTTAGCGATACTTAATCTGGCAAATGCCTCTTTTT ATTCCTGTGATGAAGAGGACTACGCCAGCAGCTCGTATGTATCCACAACTGACGTCTCTTTATCGGAG GTGTATAATGAAGATCTGGAGGAGGATAACTCCGAATGGGGTGAAGAAAATGCAGCCGAAGATGAATTTGAGGACACCGATGACGATGATAGCGATGAAGATGGCGAAGGTGAGGGGGGAAATGCGTCTGCTAAGGGTAAAGCAGGCAAGGAAAAATCATCAGCCAATTCCGCCGCTGCAAAAGCAGAAACCGCTGCAGCAAATAATACCGCTACCGCCGATGGAGCTGCCG ATGGTGAGGAACCGCAGGCACGAGGAAAGAAAAGAAAGCACGACGGTTAA
- the LOC105212607 gene encoding acidic leucine-rich nuclear phosphoprotein 32 family member A isoform X3: MEKRIELERRARKANQITDLNLDNCRSTSIVGLTDEYTALESLSLINVGLTTLKGFPKLPNLKKLELSDNRISNGLNYLTTSPKLQYLNLSGNKIKDLETLKPLEEFKQLAVLDLFNNEATQIENYREKIFEMLKSLKFLDGFDANDVEAPSEDDDDEVNGNDGEDDGDDDGDEEDSCDEEDYASSSYVSTTDVSLSEVYNEDLEEDNSEWGEENAAEDEFEDTDDDDSDEDGEGEGGNASAKGKAGKEKSSANSAAAKAETAAANNTATADGAADGEEPQARGKKRKHDG, from the exons ATCACAGATTTGAATCTGGATAATTGCCGGAGTACAAGTATTGTGGGCCTTACAGATGAGTACACTGCGCTCGAATCGTTGAGCTTAATCAATGTTGGTTTAACCACACTAAAAGGTTTCCCCAAATTGCCCAATCTGAAGAAACTCGAACTGTCCGATAACAG aatatCAAATGGCCTCAACTACTTGACAACAAGCCCCAAATTACAATACCTTAACCTGTCGGGCAATAAAATTAAGGATCTGGAAACACTGAAACCATTAGAGGAATTCAAACAACTCGCCGTTTTGGATTTGTTTAATAACGAAGCAACACAAATTGAGAATTATCGTGAGAAGATATTCGAAATGCTGAAATCTTTGAAATTCCTGGATGG TTTCGATGCGAATGATGTGGAAGCGCCTTcagaagatgatgatgatgaggttAACGGCAACGATGGCGAGGATGATGGTGATGACGATGGCGATGAAGAAG ATTCCTGTGATGAAGAGGACTACGCCAGCAGCTCGTATGTATCCACAACTGACGTCTCTTTATCGGAG GTGTATAATGAAGATCTGGAGGAGGATAACTCCGAATGGGGTGAAGAAAATGCAGCCGAAGATGAATTTGAGGACACCGATGACGATGATAGCGATGAAGATGGCGAAGGTGAGGGGGGAAATGCGTCTGCTAAGGGTAAAGCAGGCAAGGAAAAATCATCAGCCAATTCCGCCGCTGCAAAAGCAGAAACCGCTGCAGCAAATAATACCGCTACCGCCGATGGAGCTGCCG ATGGTGAGGAACCGCAGGCACGAGGAAAGAAAAGAAAGCACGACGGTTAA